The Leptospira barantonii genome includes a region encoding these proteins:
- a CDS encoding ABC-2 family transporter protein — MFLFLNFTCQLQIGGQDQSGNPDFQIYVVFLFFAFWNTVLALFLPVSLLGEELENKTYIPILSRPVSPLTYIGGKSLGVLLLIFANAVFLIGTYLVKQQIGGGNFSWDLLKACFTMFFVFYFLILFGFVLVLSFGKNAAFFGGLALLVFSTFLDLFIYESAAASMVQTSDLKKQILEVVYWILPQEGTIFFFSSSLLAKSLSQVHYYGEYSLIQIGVWVVLCFGLVKVVLDRKEL; from the coding sequence TTGTTTCTATTTTTAAATTTCACCTGTCAGCTTCAGATCGGAGGACAGGATCAATCCGGGAATCCCGATTTTCAAATTTACGTCGTGTTTTTGTTTTTCGCGTTTTGGAATACGGTTCTCGCGTTGTTTCTTCCGGTTTCTCTTTTGGGAGAGGAGCTGGAAAACAAAACGTACATTCCGATTCTTTCCAGACCCGTTTCTCCACTGACATACATTGGCGGAAAGTCCTTGGGTGTACTTTTGCTCATCTTTGCGAACGCCGTTTTTTTAATCGGAACGTATCTCGTAAAACAGCAGATCGGCGGCGGGAATTTTTCCTGGGATCTTTTGAAAGCCTGCTTCACTATGTTTTTCGTTTTTTACTTTCTGATTCTTTTCGGCTTTGTTCTTGTTTTGAGTTTCGGTAAGAACGCGGCCTTTTTCGGCGGACTTGCGCTTCTTGTGTTTTCCACGTTCTTGGACTTGTTCATCTACGAATCGGCGGCGGCGAGTATGGTACAGACCTCGGATCTGAAAAAACAGATTCTCGAGGTCGTTTATTGGATTCTTCCTCAGGAAGGAACGATCTTCTTTTTCTCGAGTTCGCTTCTTGCAAAAAGTCTTTCCCAGGTCCATTATTACGGAGAATATTCTCTGATCCAAATCGGAGTCTGGGTCGTTCTCTGTTTCGGCTTAGTAAAAGT